GACAGCGGCCGGCGAACTGCTGGAGGAGGAGTTCAACGACGCCGCCCGCACGCGTGGCGACATCGTGATGCTCACCGACGACGACTGCGGCGTCACCGAGGAATGGATGCGCGGCTGGAACGACGCCAAGCACCTGCTGGGCTTCCGCGTCTTCGGCGTGGCCATCGGCGCCCCGCGCGTCGCCGAGGCCGACTCGGTCCTGGACGCCCTGTGCGACAACCTCCGCTCCATCGAGGACCTCACCGACGTCCACGCCGCCGCCGACCTCTTCCGCGTGATCTAGGCCGCGGGCATTCGCCGGGTCTCGGCCACCACAATGGGTCAGGCGGCCAGAAACGACAGGACTATGCACGGGATTGTGGAGCACTACCGCGTGCCTTAGTGTGCATGCGCATGACGCTGGAGGAACCTGTAGAGCGCTCTGGTGAGCAGCGCAAACAGCGGTCCAGGGAACTCCTGGTGAGAGCGGCGGGCGAACTGCGCCTGGGACGCCGTCTCGGATACCCGCACCGGATCCGGGCCTGGGAGCGCGAGTACCGGCGATACCACGCCACGGCACCGGAAGAGCGCGGGCGGTGGCACCGCCTGCGGACCGATCTGCGGGACGCCCGGATCGGCCCCCTGCCCGCCCCCGACCACCACAGCCTGACCCGGCACGAGGCGGGCGTGGCTCCGCGGCTGTATCAGGAGCAGGTCGGCTACAACTACGGCGGGAGCTACGAGCTCATGTGGCGCACGGTGGGCTACCGCTGGAACGTGGGGGATCACCCCGAGAAGAGGAGCACCTGGTTCACCTTGACGGTGAATGCCGACGGGGCCCCTGAGTTCCGCACGCCGAACCTTCGTGACTCGGTCGGCGAAGACGGCGTCTTCCGGGCCGACCCCGCGGGCTGGCGGGCACTGATGCACTACGTCAGCGAGACCGTCGCCCGCCAGGACTCTCCGAGGAAGCTGATCCGGCTGTGGCAGCATCCGTGGAGCCGCGACGGCGTGGACACGTCGTGGCGGGACGTGCACTAGCTCTGCTGAGCCGCAGCGCCGCTTGCCGAGCGGCCCAGTGATTGGCAGATCTGTTCCACCGGCGCGGCCACCTCACCTGGGGTTTTCCCTCGCGGGGGTGGAACAGATCTGCCAATTACTCCCGATCCCCGTCGGCGGGCCGCAAGATCTTCCGTGCCGCCTGCCGCAGCGCCGCTACGAACGGCTCGTCGCGCTTGCCCGGCAGCCAGGCCAGCGCCGCCGTCCACGGCTGGAGGCCGGTGACCTCGACGTACGAGACACCGGGGCGCGGGTAGAGCCAACGGGCGGCGTCCGGGGGCAGTTGGATGCCCTCGCCCATGGCGATCAGCGGCAGGGCGCTCTCGTAGTCGATGACCGCGTGCGGGCTGTACCGGACCGGTTCGCCGTCCGGTCGCGGGTCCACGGCCCAGAAGTCCCGATAGACCTTCGGCACCCGCTCCGACCAGCCGATGTGGGGCTCGCGCGCGAGGTCGGCCGGCGTCAGTGGGCCCCTGTCGACAAGAGCGTTGTCGCTGGACATCGCCGCGCAGCGCGGCCCGTCGGTCAGTGGCAGGGTCTGGATGCCGTCGGGGACGGGCAGCGCCACGAACGCCGCGTCGACCTCGCCGGACAGGATGGCGGTGGCGGCGTCGAAGCCGATGCGCAGCACCTCCACCTCCAACCGAGGTCGCCGCCTGCGCAGTTCGTCCATGACGGCCGGAATCGGATCGATCGAGGTCATCGCCTCGAACGACCCGATGACGATCCGGCCCGCCGCCGCATTGGCCCTCGTCCCGGCCTCCCGGCACAGCCCGTCGGCCGCGTCCACCACGCTCCGCGCCCGCCCCACGAGCGCCTCGCCCGCCGCGCTCAGCGCGACCCTGCGTGTCGTCCGGTCCACCAGGTCGACGCCCAGCCGCTCCTCCAGCGTGGTGATGTGCCGGGAGAACGTCGGCTGGGCCATGTAGGCGCGCCGGGCGGCGCGGCCGAAGTGCAGCTCCTCGGAAAGGATCAGAAAGAGCTGTAACTGCTGGATGCTCGGATACCTCGTGCTCCGTCCCGATACAGCCATAGTCCCGAGGCTATCAATGGGCCACAGCCTTCGATCAAAAGGGCCTTCCCCGGACATTAGGGATCACGCAAGACTCGATGGCGTCCGATGAACCCGACCTACGGGGAGAACCAACCCACATGGCATTCGCCATTCGTCGCAAGACATCCGCCGCCCTGCTCGCCGTGGCCACCGTCGGTGCCCTCGGCGCGACCGCCGCACCGGCCGGCGCCGAGGAGCAGCAGCCGCAGGCCGTCGACCGGTGGCCGGTCTGCGCCACGGCGCCCGACGGCGCGCTGACCCTGGACTACGACACGGGCGGCAACCCGGACGCGGACAGCAGCGTCTGCTGGAGCGGTTCCGGCCGCGCCACCAACGAGGACGACCAGCACCTCCTCCGGCAGATCCACACCGCCAACAACCGCGGCTCCCTGCACCTCAAGACCGGGGACCGGGAGTGGGACCTGTCCTTCGAGCAGAACCAGTCCCACGGCATCCCTGACAACACCCGCCTGCTCGGCCTCTCCATCAACGAGTAGCGCCGGACGGACCACCGGGCTGTGAGGCCCGCGCCCTCACCGGCGCGGGCCTCACGCGGTTCACCCTCCTGAGCCTGAGCTCAGGCACTCGAACCACACGGCTTTCCCACCCCCGGATCTCGGCTCGACCCCCCACTTGTCGGCCACCGCGTCCAGCAGCACGAGCCCGCGCCCACCCTCTGCCTCCATGGACAACTCGGCCGACACGCAGGGCAGTTCGGGCGACCCGTCGGCCACCTCGACCCGAACCCCCTCCCCCGCCCGGAGCCGCAGCACCACCAGCACGCAGCGCCGGTCGGGGACATGCCGTACGACGTTCGCGACCAGCTCGGTCACGCCCAGCTCGGCGGCGGCGGACAGCTGCGGCAGCCGCCACTCGGCGAGCAGCGAGCGGACGATACGGCGGATGTGGCCGGCGGAGTGTTCGCCCACGGTGAGGCTCATCCGGTACTGGACGGGGGCGGGTCCCCCATGCACGGGGGGAATGTATGCGTTCACGAGACGAGCGTGACCTCGCGTAACTACGCTGGGCTACCGAACAGACACAACTGGTTCAGCAGTGGACCGAGTTGCCCGAGAGGGGGCCTCGCGTGACCAACATCAACGCTCTCGATCCCGGCGCCTCGCCGCTCGATTACTACGGCTTCGAGCTGCGGCGACATCGGGAAGCCGCCGGGCTGACACAACGGCAGCTCGGCGACATCGTCAACTACACCGGCTCGATGGTCGGCCAGATCGAGACGGCACGGAAGCTGCCGACGCCACAGTTCAGCCAACGGGTGGACGCCGCGCTGGGGACCGGAGGGTTGCTGTTCCGGCTCGTCGACCTCGTGATGCGGAGTCAACTTCCGGCCTGGTTTCGCGAAGTGGCGGAGCTGGAAGCGCGGGCGACGGAGATCTGCACGTTTCATACGCACCTGGTGCATGGTCTTCTGCAGACCACAGCGTATGCGCGGGCCGTGCTGGGTGCGTTGGACCAGGAGGACCTCGACGACCGCACCGCCGTACGGCTCGCCCGTCAACGCATCTTCGAGAAGGAGGAGCCGCCGGTCTTCTGGGCTGTCATCAGCGAGGCCGCACTCTGCCAGGAGATCGGCGGCTCGGAGGTCATGCGGGGTCAACTGGCTCAGCTGTTGGCGTTCGAGGACAATCCCCGGATCAACATCCAGATCCTGCCGTTCACGGCCGGAGTGCACTCAGGCCTGCAAGGCTCGTTCGACCTCTTCCGCTTCGCGAGCGATCCGACCATCGTCTATACCGAGGGGTACGGCACCGGACATCCAACCGCGAACCCGGACACCGTCAAGGACTGCTCACTCCGTTACGATCATCTCCGAGCCGCCGCACTCTCCCTCAAGGACTCGGCGGAGCTGATCCGGCGAGTGATGGAGGAACGCTATGGAGAACAACGCGATTCCGACGAGGACTCAGTGGCGTAAGTCGTCGTACAGCGGCGACCAGGGCGGCTCGTGCATCGAATGCGCCCCACTCGGCCCCCTGACCTGGCGCAAGTCGTCGTACAGCGGAGACCAGGGCGGCAACTGCGTGGAGATCGCCGAAGCCACCGCCACCTCCACCATCGCCATCCGCGACTCCAAGAACCCGGCGGGACCGATCCTCACCCTCGACCCCGCCGCGTTCACCACCTTCGTCACCTGGACGACGACTACAGCCGCTGAATGATCGTCCCGGTGGCCAAGCCGCCACCGGCGCACATCGTCACCAGCGCGAACTCCTTGTCGGCGCGCTCAAGTTCATGCAGGGCCGTCGTGATGAGCCGGGCCCCCGTCGCTCCGACGGGGTGCCCGAGCGCGATCGCGCCGCCGTTGACATTCACCTTCGCCAGGTCCTGCTCGAAGACCTGCGCCCAGCTCAACACCACCGACGCGAACGCCTCGTTGATCTCGACGATGTCGATGTCCTTCAGGGACATGCCCGCCTTGCCGAGCACGGCGCGCGTCGCGTCGATCGGCCCGTCGAGGTGGAAGTGCGGGTCGGCGCCGACCAGCGCCTGGGCGACGATCCGCGCGCGAGGCCGCAGCTTCAGCGCACGGGCCATCCGTTTCGAGGCCCACATGATGGCCGCCGCGCCGTCGCTGATCTGCGACGAGTTGCCCGCCGTGTGAACGGCCGTAGGCATGATCGGCTTCAGCCTCGCCAGCGCTTCCATCGATGTGTCGCGCAGGCCCTCGTCCCGTTCCACCGACCGCCACATGCCCTGCCCTGCGCGCTGCTCGTCCTCCGTGGTGGGCACCTGGACGGCGAAGGTCTCGCGCTTGAACCGTTCCTCGGACCAGGCGACGGCGGCCCGCTCCTGGGAGGTCACCCCCAGCGAGTCGACGTTCTCCCGGGTCAGCCCACGGTGCCTCGCGATCCGCTCCGCCGCCTCGAACTGATTCGGCAGGTCCACATTCCACTCGTCGGGGAACGGCTTCCCGGGCCCGTGCTTCGACCCCGACCCCAGCGGCACGCGTGACATCGACTCGACGCCGCACGAGATCCCCACGTCGATGACGCCCGCCGCGACCATGTTGGCGACCATGTGGGAGGCCTGCTGCGAGGAGCCGCACTGGGCGTCGACCGTCGTCGCGGCCGTCTCGTACGGCAGCCCGACCGTCAGCCAGGCGGTGCGCGCGGGGTTCATGGACTGTTCGCCGGCGTGGGTGACCGTGCCGCCGACGATCTGTTCGACGCAGTCGGCGGGGATGCCGGTGCGGCCGAGGAGTTCTCGGTAGGTCTCGCCCAGGAGATAGGCGGGGTGGAGGTTGGCGAGCGCGCCGCCGCGCTTGCCGATGGGGGTGCGTACGGCTTCGACGATCACGGGTTCGGCGGCCATGGGTGCGGATCCTCTCCTCCGAACAGCCCTCGGAACTAGTACGTGTTCTAGTTCTGTATGCAGTCTGCTGACCGGCCACCCGCAACCGCAAGAGGCGTGCGGGCAATTGAGGGCGCCGCATCCCTTGCTACTTGTAGAACCCGTTACTACCTTCACGGCAGCTCTATTCCTGATGAGCCGTCAGAAGCTGGAGTGAGTTGCCGATGCCCTGTCCAGCGCTCCCCGACGGGTTCGACTTCACCGACCCCGATCTGCTGCAACACCGTGTCCCGCTGCCGGAGTTCGCCGAGCTGCGCCGGGCCGAACCGGTCCGCTGGGTCCCCCAGCCGCCCAATCTCGCCGGCTTCCAGGACGAGGGGTACTGGGCCGTCACCCGGCACGCGGACGTCAAGTACGTCTCCACGCACCCCGAGTTGTTCTCCTCGTACCTCAACACGGCGATCATCCGCTTCAACGAGCACATCGAGCGCGACGCGATCGACGCGCAGCGGCTGATCCTGCTGAACATGGACCCGCCGGAACACACCCGGGTCCGCCAGATCGTCCAGCGGGTCTTCACGCCGCGCGCCATACGGGCGCTGGAGGACCGCCTGCGCGCCCGCGCCCACGCGATCGTGACCGAGGCCCGCGCCCGCTCGGGCTCCTTCGACTTCGTCACCGAGGTCGCCTGCGAGCTGCCCCTCCAGGCCATCGCCGAGCTCATCGGCATCCCGCAGGACGACCGGGCCAAGATCTTCGACTGGTCCAACAAGATGATCTCGTACGACGACCCGGAGTACGCGATCACCGAGGAGGTCGGCGCGGAGTCGGCGACGGAACTCATCGCGTACGCGATGAACATGGCGGCCGACCGCAAGCAGTGCCCCGCGAAGGACATCGTGACGACGCTGGTTTCGGCGGAGGACGAGGGGAACCTCAACTCGGACGAGTTCGGCTTCTTCGTGCTGATGCTGGCCGTCGCGGGCAACGAGACCACCCGCAACGCCATCACCCACGGCATGCACGCCTTCCTCACCCACCCCGACCAGTGGGAGCTGTACAAGGCGGAGCGCCCGGCGACGACGGCGGAGGAGATCGTCCGCTGGGCGGCCCCCGTCAACTCCTTCCAGCGCACCGCCACCCAGGACACGGAACTGGGCGGCAAGCAGATCAAGAAGGGCGACCGGGTGGGGCTGTTCTACGCCTCCGCCAACCACGACCCGGAGGTCTTCGAGAACCCGGACGCCTTCGACATCACCCGCGACCCCAACCCCCACCTCGGCTTCGGCGGCGGAGGCCCGCACTTCTGCCTCGGCAAGTCCCTGGCGGTCCTGGAGATCGACCTGATCTTCAACGCGATCGCCGACGCGATGCCCGACCTGAAACCGACGGGCGATCCGCGCCGCCTGCGCTCCGCGTGGATCAACGGGGTGAAGGAACTACAGGTCAGCGCGGGCTGACGTATCCGTGGGAACTCGGGCCGACGGCTTCCCGGCGCCGTCGGCCCGTTCGGTCGTACGCGCCCTCGGGCCCTGGAACAGATAGGCGAGCCCGAAGCCCGCCCCCACGGCCATCGCCCCGCCCACCGCGTCCAGGACCCAGTGGTTGCCGGTCACCACGATCGCCGTGACCGTGAAGAAGGGGTGCAGCAGGCCGAGGGACTTCATCCACCACTTCGGGGCGATGATCGCTATGACGAGGCCGCACCACAGGGACCAGCCGAAGTGCAGGGACGGCATCGCCGCGTACTGGTTGGTGAGGGCGGTCAGGGTGCCGTAGTCCGGCTGGGAGAAGTCCTGGACGCCGTGCACGGTGTCGATGATGCCGAGCGACGGCATCAGGCGGGGCGGGGCCAGCGGGTAGAGCCAGAAGCCGACCAGGGCGAGCAGGGTGGTGAAGCCGAGGGACGCGCGGGCCCAGCGGTAGTCGACCGGTCTGCGCCAGTACAGGACGCCGAGGACGCTCAGCGGGACGACGAAGTGGAAGGACTCGTAGTAGAAGTCGAAGAAGTCGCGGATCCAGTCGACCTTCACCACGGCGTGGTTGGCCCAGTGCTCGATGTCTATGTGGAGCCAGCGCTCCATATCGAGGATCTCGTGGCCGTTGTCCTCCGCCCGCGCCCGGCCCTCCGAGTTGCTGCCGCCGGTGGCCGCGAGTCTCACCCGCTGGTAGGCGGCGTATGTGACGCGGATGAGGAGCAGTTCCAGCAGGAGGTTCGGGCGAGTGAGGACCCGGCGGAGGAAGGGCAGGAGCGGGACACGC
The nucleotide sequence above comes from Streptomyces sp. NL15-2K. Encoded proteins:
- a CDS encoding helix-turn-helix transcriptional regulator, which codes for MTNINALDPGASPLDYYGFELRRHREAAGLTQRQLGDIVNYTGSMVGQIETARKLPTPQFSQRVDAALGTGGLLFRLVDLVMRSQLPAWFREVAELEARATEICTFHTHLVHGLLQTTAYARAVLGALDQEDLDDRTAVRLARQRIFEKEEPPVFWAVISEAALCQEIGGSEVMRGQLAQLLAFEDNPRINIQILPFTAGVHSGLQGSFDLFRFASDPTIVYTEGYGTGHPTANPDTVKDCSLRYDHLRAAALSLKDSAELIRRVMEERYGEQRDSDEDSVA
- a CDS encoding LysR family transcriptional regulator, translated to MAVSGRSTRYPSIQQLQLFLILSEELHFGRAARRAYMAQPTFSRHITTLEERLGVDLVDRTTRRVALSAAGEALVGRARSVVDAADGLCREAGTRANAAAGRIVIGSFEAMTSIDPIPAVMDELRRRRPRLEVEVLRIGFDAATAILSGEVDAAFVALPVPDGIQTLPLTDGPRCAAMSSDNALVDRGPLTPADLAREPHIGWSERVPKVYRDFWAVDPRPDGEPVRYSPHAVIDYESALPLIAMGEGIQLPPDAARWLYPRPGVSYVEVTGLQPWTAALAWLPGKRDEPFVAALRQAARKILRPADGDRE
- a CDS encoding DUF397 domain-containing protein; this translates as MENNAIPTRTQWRKSSYSGDQGGSCIECAPLGPLTWRKSSYSGDQGGNCVEIAEATATSTIAIRDSKNPAGPILTLDPAAFTTFVTWTTTTAAE
- a CDS encoding ATP-binding protein, yielding MSLTVGEHSAGHIRRIVRSLLAEWRLPQLSAAAELGVTELVANVVRHVPDRRCVLVVLRLRAGEGVRVEVADGSPELPCVSAELSMEAEGGRGLVLLDAVADKWGVEPRSGGGKAVWFECLSSGSGG
- a CDS encoding steroid 3-ketoacyl-CoA thiolase, producing MAAEPVIVEAVRTPIGKRGGALANLHPAYLLGETYRELLGRTGIPADCVEQIVGGTVTHAGEQSMNPARTAWLTVGLPYETAATTVDAQCGSSQQASHMVANMVAAGVIDVGISCGVESMSRVPLGSGSKHGPGKPFPDEWNVDLPNQFEAAERIARHRGLTRENVDSLGVTSQERAAVAWSEERFKRETFAVQVPTTEDEQRAGQGMWRSVERDEGLRDTSMEALARLKPIMPTAVHTAGNSSQISDGAAAIMWASKRMARALKLRPRARIVAQALVGADPHFHLDGPIDATRAVLGKAGMSLKDIDIVEINEAFASVVLSWAQVFEQDLAKVNVNGGAIALGHPVGATGARLITTALHELERADKEFALVTMCAGGGLATGTIIQRL
- a CDS encoding cytochrome P450 → MPCPALPDGFDFTDPDLLQHRVPLPEFAELRRAEPVRWVPQPPNLAGFQDEGYWAVTRHADVKYVSTHPELFSSYLNTAIIRFNEHIERDAIDAQRLILLNMDPPEHTRVRQIVQRVFTPRAIRALEDRLRARAHAIVTEARARSGSFDFVTEVACELPLQAIAELIGIPQDDRAKIFDWSNKMISYDDPEYAITEEVGAESATELIAYAMNMAADRKQCPAKDIVTTLVSAEDEGNLNSDEFGFFVLMLAVAGNETTRNAITHGMHAFLTHPDQWELYKAERPATTAEEIVRWAAPVNSFQRTATQDTELGGKQIKKGDRVGLFYASANHDPEVFENPDAFDITRDPNPHLGFGGGGPHFCLGKSLAVLEIDLIFNAIADAMPDLKPTGDPRRLRSAWINGVKELQVSAG